Proteins from a single region of Sulfolobales archaeon:
- a CDS encoding universal stress protein gives VDLAKRYGAEIIVVTVVDIASSTDPTAIKIAEDAAGQISSEASEKLSREGVKHSSIIRHGDPGVEIVKVAEENKADLIVVGSRGLSTFRRLILGSVSRRVINKSKIPVLVVK, from the coding sequence GGTGGATCTGGCGAAGAGATACGGAGCAGAGATCATTGTAGTAACCGTTGTTGATATAGCATCTTCAACAGATCCCACTGCTATCAAGATAGCTGAGGATGCAGCGGGGCAGATATCCTCAGAGGCCTCTGAGAAACTCTCTAGAGAGGGGGTTAAGCATAGCTCTATAATTAGACACGGGGATCCAGGTGTGGAGATTGTTAAGGTTGCTGAAGAGAATAAAGCAGATCTAATAGTTGTTGGTAGCAGGGGTCTCTCAACATTTAGAAGGCTGATCCTTGGTAGCGTGTCCCGTAGGGTGATCAATAAATCGAAGATCCCTGTGTTAGTGGTTAAATAG